From the genome of Amycolatopsis sp. NBC_01488, one region includes:
- a CDS encoding FAD-dependent monooxygenase → MRNVLISGAGVAGGTLAWFLARAGWAVTVVERAPGPRTGGQAIDVRGVALDVVDAMGLGDRMRALRTRMRGMSVVDGAGQELFRSEEFTYSSGRLDSDDFEILRDDVVAILHEATDVEHVFGDSITALTQEAHGVRVEFEHAGFRTFDLVVGADGLHSAVRRLAFGPEERFAGHLGQYLAIFPAPNFLGLEDWQVWFRHEETGGAIYPVRDNTELRVTLGFRSEPLPRLTVPEQKRLVAERLAGVGWEVPKLLEAMAAADVFYFDAMAQIHLDRWSAGRVVLLGDAGYCASALSGQGTSLALVGAYVLAQELGRAEHEAAFTAYERRMRPFVALNQALATENPTGGPVEESVARAKNAIDLT, encoded by the coding sequence ATGCGAAACGTCCTGATCTCGGGTGCCGGTGTCGCCGGCGGCACGCTGGCCTGGTTCCTGGCGCGCGCGGGCTGGGCCGTGACCGTCGTCGAGCGGGCGCCCGGACCGCGCACCGGCGGCCAGGCGATCGACGTGCGCGGCGTCGCGCTCGACGTCGTCGACGCGATGGGCCTCGGCGACCGGATGCGCGCGCTGCGCACCCGGATGCGCGGGATGTCCGTGGTGGACGGGGCCGGGCAGGAGCTGTTCCGGTCCGAAGAGTTCACCTACAGCAGTGGACGGCTCGACAGCGACGACTTCGAGATCCTGCGCGACGACGTCGTGGCGATCCTGCACGAGGCGACCGACGTCGAACACGTCTTCGGCGACTCGATCACGGCGTTGACGCAGGAGGCGCACGGCGTGCGCGTCGAGTTCGAGCACGCCGGCTTCCGGACGTTCGACCTCGTCGTCGGCGCGGACGGCCTGCACTCGGCGGTGCGGCGGTTGGCCTTCGGACCGGAGGAGCGGTTCGCCGGCCACCTCGGCCAGTACCTGGCGATCTTCCCGGCGCCGAACTTCCTGGGCCTCGAGGACTGGCAGGTCTGGTTCCGGCACGAGGAGACCGGCGGCGCGATCTACCCGGTGCGGGACAACACCGAGTTGCGCGTGACCCTGGGCTTCCGCTCGGAACCCTTGCCGCGGCTGACCGTTCCGGAGCAGAAGCGGCTCGTCGCCGAGCGGCTGGCCGGGGTCGGCTGGGAGGTGCCGAAGCTGCTGGAGGCGATGGCCGCCGCGGACGTCTTCTACTTCGACGCGATGGCCCAGATCCACCTGGACCGCTGGTCGGCGGGCCGGGTCGTGCTGCTGGGCGACGCGGGCTACTGCGCGTCCGCGCTATCCGGCCAGGGGACGAGCCTCGCGCTCGTCGGCGCTTACGTCCTCGCGCAAGAGCTGGGCCGTGCGGAGCACGAAGCGGCTTTCACGGCGTACGAGCGGCGGATGCGGCCGTTCGTCG
- the nth gene encoding endonuclease III: MKRCLDDVYPDAHCELDFTTPLELLVAVVLSAQTTDVRVNLVTPALFKRYRTAADYAGADRAELEEYLRSTGFYRAKANSVMGLGAALVERFDGEVPAKLDDLVTLPGVGRKTANVVLGNAFDVPGITVDTHFGRLVRRWGWTAEDDPVKVEHAVGELIPRKEWTMLSHRVIFHGRRVCHAKKPACGACPLAKDCPSYGTGPTGFDEAAKLVKGVEKDHILALAAPR, translated from the coding sequence ATGAAGCGTTGCCTCGACGACGTGTATCCCGACGCCCACTGCGAGCTCGACTTCACCACTCCGCTGGAACTGCTGGTCGCGGTCGTGCTGTCCGCGCAGACCACCGACGTCCGGGTGAACCTCGTCACGCCCGCGCTGTTCAAGCGCTACCGGACCGCCGCCGACTACGCGGGCGCCGACCGCGCCGAGCTGGAGGAATACCTCCGCAGCACCGGCTTCTACCGGGCCAAGGCGAACTCCGTGATGGGCCTCGGCGCGGCGCTGGTCGAGCGCTTCGACGGCGAGGTCCCGGCCAAGCTCGACGACCTCGTCACGCTGCCCGGCGTCGGCCGCAAGACCGCCAACGTCGTGCTCGGGAACGCCTTCGACGTCCCGGGCATCACCGTCGACACCCACTTCGGCCGCTTGGTCCGCCGCTGGGGCTGGACGGCCGAAGACGACCCGGTCAAGGTCGAGCACGCGGTCGGCGAGCTGATCCCGCGCAAGGAGTGGACGATGCTCTCCCACCGGGTGATCTTCCACGGCCGGCGCGTCTGCCACGCCAAGAAGCCGGCCTGCGGCGCGTGCCCGCTGGCCAAGGACTGCCCGTCCTACGGCACCGGCCCGACCGGGTTCGACGAAGCCGCGAAGCTGGTCAAAGGCGTCGAAAAGGACCACATCCTGGCGCTGGCGGCGCCCCGGTGA
- a CDS encoding GntR family transcriptional regulator, translating into MKYLAIAEELRGRITRGELSPGARVPSTRRLATDHGVAMATAAKALTLLNQEGLVHAEPRSGTIVSGRDRRGGGQRGLTRERIVRTAIAIADTEGLGALSMRGVAARLGVAAMAPYRYVRGKDELVLLMADAAFGERGYPAEPSGDWRDRLTLGGRTLWSLFRRHPWLAQLGPVTRPLPLRNLATHGEWALSALSELDVDAATLCDLHVLFFSHVQGMAVHLEREQSALASSGLTEEDWMDHQGPAVAAMAAGHPTFAKMLAELTETGYDLVLDDIFESGMRALLDGLALRFGR; encoded by the coding sequence GTGAAGTACCTGGCGATCGCCGAAGAGCTGCGGGGCCGGATCACGCGCGGCGAGCTCTCACCGGGCGCGCGGGTTCCCTCGACCCGGCGGCTGGCGACCGACCACGGCGTCGCGATGGCGACCGCGGCGAAGGCGCTGACCCTGCTGAACCAGGAAGGGCTGGTGCACGCCGAACCGCGGTCCGGCACGATCGTCAGCGGCCGGGACCGCCGTGGTGGTGGCCAGCGGGGGCTGACCCGCGAGCGGATCGTGCGGACGGCGATCGCCATCGCCGACACCGAGGGGCTCGGCGCGCTGTCCATGCGCGGGGTCGCCGCCCGCCTCGGCGTCGCGGCGATGGCGCCGTACCGGTACGTGCGGGGCAAGGACGAGCTGGTGCTGCTCATGGCCGACGCCGCGTTCGGCGAACGCGGCTACCCGGCCGAGCCGTCCGGCGACTGGCGTGACCGGCTGACGCTCGGCGGCCGCACGCTCTGGTCGCTCTTCCGGCGCCACCCGTGGCTGGCGCAGCTCGGGCCGGTCACCCGGCCGCTGCCGCTGCGCAACCTCGCCACGCACGGCGAATGGGCGCTCTCGGCGCTGTCCGAGCTGGACGTCGACGCGGCGACGCTGTGCGACTTGCACGTCCTGTTCTTCAGCCACGTCCAGGGGATGGCGGTCCACCTGGAGCGCGAGCAGAGCGCGCTGGCGTCGTCCGGGCTGACCGAAGAGGACTGGATGGACCACCAGGGCCCCGCCGTGGCGGCGATGGCGGCCGGGCACCCGACGTTCGCCAAGATGCTCGCCGAGCTGACCGAGACCGGCTACGACCTCGTCCTCGACGACATCTTCGAGTCGGGCATGCGGGCCCTGCTCGACGGTCTCGCGCTGCGCTTCGGGCGTTAA
- a CDS encoding TlpA family protein disulfide reductase, translated as MTTVTKWALAAAVLAVALIVALLPRGGGDSAAKPSEDSAALAPARSAAALQPCPAAGPAQPVKQLDGVKADCLGDGSSVDVGRALAGAPALVNVWASWCEPCRTELPVLQEYAKQPGAVRVLGVQVQSPAKDGLNLLAQLGVHLPSVFDGDGPTGPVRTALKVPSSLPASYLVTAAGEVRFIANPRTFGNTDQVRAAVGGAS; from the coding sequence GTGACGACCGTCACCAAATGGGCGCTGGCCGCCGCCGTGCTGGCGGTGGCGCTCATCGTCGCGCTGCTGCCCCGCGGGGGTGGCGACAGCGCCGCGAAGCCGTCCGAAGACTCCGCCGCCCTGGCGCCAGCTCGGTCGGCGGCGGCCCTCCAGCCGTGCCCCGCGGCCGGCCCCGCGCAGCCGGTGAAGCAGCTCGACGGCGTCAAGGCGGACTGCCTCGGCGACGGCTCCAGCGTCGATGTCGGCCGTGCGCTCGCGGGTGCTCCGGCGCTGGTCAACGTGTGGGCGTCCTGGTGCGAGCCGTGCCGGACCGAGCTGCCCGTGCTCCAGGAGTACGCGAAGCAGCCGGGTGCCGTGCGCGTGCTCGGCGTCCAGGTCCAGAGCCCGGCGAAGGACGGCTTGAACCTGCTCGCCCAACTGGGCGTGCACCTACCGTCGGTCTTCGACGGCGACGGGCCGACCGGGCCCGTCCGCACGGCCCTGAAGGTGCCGTCGTCGCTGCCGGCGTCCTACCTGGTCACCGCCGCGGGCGAGGTGCGGTTCATCGCGAATCCCCGCACGTTCGGGAACACTGACCAGGTGCGCGCGGCAGTGGGAGGGGCTTCATGA
- a CDS encoding NUDIX hydrolase, giving the protein MIGPLVEPESVPEWLRPLVKVSAEVDSKTFTRFSPPEDAYTRPAAVLILFGEREADGEPDVLLQRRADTLGSHAGQVAFPGGGAEDGDGGPIGTALREAEEETGVVPAGVRPVAVLPELFVPVSKFAVTPVLAHWAEPSPVHAVDPGETASVARVAIADLVDPANRFMVQKAGAPWKGPAFEVSGLFVWGFTAGLLSVLLGLGGWEREWDSGDVRDLDEALAAYQARIAGEG; this is encoded by the coding sequence ATGATCGGACCGCTGGTCGAGCCGGAGTCCGTCCCCGAGTGGCTCCGGCCGCTGGTCAAGGTCAGCGCCGAGGTCGATTCGAAGACGTTCACCCGGTTCAGCCCGCCCGAGGACGCCTACACGCGGCCGGCCGCGGTGCTCATCCTCTTCGGCGAGCGCGAAGCCGACGGTGAGCCCGACGTCCTGCTGCAGCGCCGCGCCGACACGCTGGGCTCGCACGCCGGGCAGGTCGCGTTCCCCGGCGGCGGCGCCGAGGACGGCGACGGCGGCCCGATCGGCACCGCGCTGCGCGAGGCCGAGGAGGAGACCGGCGTCGTCCCGGCCGGCGTGCGTCCGGTGGCCGTGCTGCCGGAGCTGTTCGTCCCGGTGTCGAAGTTCGCGGTGACGCCGGTGCTGGCGCACTGGGCCGAGCCGTCGCCGGTGCACGCCGTGGACCCGGGCGAGACGGCGTCCGTCGCGCGCGTCGCCATCGCCGACCTGGTCGACCCGGCCAACCGGTTCATGGTCCAGAAGGCCGGCGCGCCGTGGAAGGGGCCGGCCTTCGAGGTCTCCGGCCTGTTCGTGTGGGGGTTCACCGCCGGGTTGCTGTCCGTCCTCCTCGGCCTGGGAGGCTGGGAGCGCGAATGGGACTCGGGCGACGTCCGGGACCTCGACGAGGCGCTGGCCGCGTACCAGGCACGTATCGCGGGTGAGGGGTGA
- a CDS encoding MFS transporter: MVHVSQSEGRTSLADYRSALTTRAARRPAVASVLARLPIAMIGISALLYVQRETGSFAAAGLVSAGSLVGVSVGAVIQGRLIDRFGPTRPLLAVSALLALSMAALVTVIESHAPTTVLVAFAAVTGLSEPMVGSASRALWTRLLPPGGARNAAFSYEAISMEVFFILGPGLAGVLVLAPWAGTGLVLGVALQFTGAVLFALSPAVRAWGRSPASAGSLLGALASPGMRTLALAALGFGVVIGFVEVAVPASATEAGAPSFGGLLLSAWSLSSVAFGVAYSLRPWPRRLGLRLPALLGGFGALVALLAWPSSLWGLALMMLLAGALITPQSTAHSSAIELVAPSGTAAEAFGWVLTAVTLGLAAGQSVSGYVVEHAGPSAAFLAASVAGLVLAVVVWLLRGTVRSPQRAAAASELVGAGR, encoded by the coding sequence CTGGTACACGTGTCCCAGTCTGAAGGTCGTACGTCTCTGGCCGACTACCGCAGCGCGCTGACGACCCGCGCGGCCCGGCGGCCCGCCGTCGCGTCCGTGCTCGCCCGCCTGCCGATCGCCATGATCGGCATCTCCGCGCTGCTCTACGTCCAGCGCGAGACCGGATCCTTCGCCGCGGCCGGGCTGGTCTCGGCCGGCTCGCTCGTCGGCGTCTCGGTGGGCGCGGTGATCCAGGGCAGGCTGATCGACCGCTTCGGCCCCACCCGGCCGTTGCTCGCCGTCTCGGCGCTGCTGGCGCTGTCGATGGCCGCGCTGGTCACGGTGATCGAGTCGCACGCCCCGACGACGGTGCTGGTCGCGTTCGCGGCGGTCACCGGCCTGTCGGAGCCGATGGTCGGCTCGGCGTCCCGTGCGCTCTGGACCCGCCTGCTGCCGCCGGGCGGCGCGCGCAACGCGGCGTTCTCGTACGAGGCGATCAGCATGGAGGTGTTCTTCATCCTCGGTCCCGGCCTCGCCGGGGTGCTGGTGCTGGCCCCGTGGGCGGGAACCGGCCTGGTGCTGGGCGTGGCGCTGCAGTTCACCGGCGCGGTGCTGTTCGCGCTGAGCCCGGCGGTGCGGGCCTGGGGTCGTTCCCCGGCTTCGGCCGGCTCACTGCTGGGCGCGCTGGCGAGCCCGGGCATGCGGACGCTGGCGCTGGCGGCGCTGGGCTTCGGCGTGGTGATCGGGTTCGTCGAGGTGGCGGTCCCGGCGTCGGCGACCGAAGCGGGTGCGCCTTCGTTCGGCGGGTTGCTGCTCTCGGCGTGGTCGCTGAGCTCGGTGGCGTTCGGCGTGGCTTACAGCCTGCGGCCGTGGCCTCGCCGTCTCGGCCTGCGGTTGCCGGCGCTGCTCGGCGGGTTCGGGGCCTTGGTGGCGTTGCTGGCCTGGCCGTCGTCGTTGTGGGGGCTGGCGCTGATGATGCTGCTGGCGGGGGCGTTGATCACGCCGCAGTCGACCGCGCATTCGTCGGCGATCGAGCTGGTGGCGCCGTCCGGGACCGCCGCCGAGGCGTTCGGGTGGGTGCTGACGGCCGTGACGCTGGGGTTGGCCGCGGGGCAGTCGGTGAGCGGGTACGTCGTGGAGCACGCCGGACCTTCGGCGGCGTTCCTGGCGGCGAGCGTGGCCGGGCTGGTGCTCGCGGTGGTCGTGTGGCTG
- a CDS encoding Crp/Fnr family transcriptional regulator, producing MDETLARAGIFQGVEPAAAEALAQTLESVEFPRGHVIFNEGEPGDKLYIIQSGKVKIGRKSPDGRENLLGIFGPSDMFGELSIFDPGPRTSSATTVTEVRAVTMDRPALRQWISTRPEIAEQLLRVVARRLRRTNNMVAELIFTDVPGRVARALLQLAQRFGSQEAGLLRVTHDLTQEEIAQYVGASRETVNKALADFAHRGWLRLEGKSVLILDPERLARRAR from the coding sequence GTGGACGAAACCCTGGCCCGTGCGGGCATTTTCCAGGGTGTGGAGCCGGCAGCGGCGGAGGCGCTGGCCCAGACGCTGGAATCTGTTGAGTTCCCCCGCGGCCATGTCATCTTCAACGAGGGTGAACCCGGCGACAAGCTGTACATCATCCAGTCCGGCAAGGTGAAGATCGGCCGCAAGTCGCCGGACGGCCGCGAGAACCTGCTGGGCATCTTCGGCCCGTCGGACATGTTCGGCGAGCTGTCCATCTTCGACCCCGGCCCCCGGACGTCGAGCGCGACCACGGTCACCGAGGTCCGCGCGGTCACCATGGACCGCCCGGCGCTGCGGCAGTGGATCTCGACCCGCCCGGAGATCGCCGAGCAGCTGCTGCGCGTGGTCGCGCGCCGCCTGCGCCGGACGAACAACATGGTCGCGGAACTGATCTTCACCGACGTCCCGGGCCGCGTGGCGCGGGCGCTGCTGCAGCTCGCCCAGCGGTTCGGCAGCCAGGAGGCGGGCCTGCTGCGGGTCACGCACGACCTGACGCAGGAAGAGATCGCCCAGTACGTCGGCGCCTCGCGCGAGACCGTCAACAAGGCGCTCGCCGACTTCGCCCACCGCGGCTGGCTGCGGCTCGAGGGCAAGAGCGTGCTGATCCTGGACCCGGAGCGTCTGGCTCGCCGCGCTCGCTGA
- a CDS encoding MarP family serine protease, with product MNWVDVLVLLLAVLAAVSGAYQGVIIALPSLVGVVLGALAGIKLAPVVVSFFDDPVWKVAFAVATVVFLVAFGEAIGVYTGRRLRQKINPDKLSGIDKTLGAIVQALVVFVVAWLIATPLTTVSGLPGLAKAINGSVILGKVNDAMPEAAQGFPSQLRKLLDASGFPSIVDPFQKAPTADTSPPDPTLQSSGTVQALHGSVVKIRGSASSCSRSLEGSGFVIAPQRVLTNAHVVAGTDTVGIETTQGDYPARVVYFDPEVDIAVLAVPRLRAPALQFAGETAKAGDSAIVLGYPLDGPYRATPARVRGRINLRGPDIYDANTVQRDVFTVRAEIRSGNSGGPMVTPDGQVIGVVFGAAVEDPETGFTLTAEQVRAEVDAAPSQSTNVSTGSCAA from the coding sequence GTGAACTGGGTCGATGTGCTGGTCCTGCTGCTGGCCGTGCTGGCGGCGGTGTCCGGCGCGTACCAGGGCGTGATCATCGCGCTGCCGTCGCTCGTGGGTGTCGTGCTCGGCGCGCTCGCCGGGATCAAGCTCGCGCCGGTCGTCGTCTCGTTCTTCGACGACCCGGTGTGGAAGGTCGCCTTCGCGGTCGCGACCGTGGTGTTCCTGGTCGCCTTCGGCGAGGCGATCGGCGTCTACACCGGTCGGCGGCTGCGCCAGAAGATCAACCCGGACAAGCTGTCCGGCATCGACAAGACGCTCGGCGCGATCGTGCAGGCCCTGGTCGTGTTCGTCGTGGCGTGGCTGATCGCGACGCCGCTGACCACCGTGTCCGGGCTGCCCGGGCTGGCCAAGGCGATCAACGGCTCGGTGATCCTCGGCAAGGTCAACGACGCCATGCCGGAGGCCGCGCAGGGCTTCCCGAGCCAGCTGCGCAAGCTGCTCGACGCGTCCGGCTTTCCGTCGATCGTGGACCCGTTCCAGAAGGCCCCGACGGCCGACACCTCGCCGCCCGATCCCACGCTGCAGAGCAGCGGGACCGTCCAGGCGCTGCACGGCAGCGTCGTCAAGATCCGCGGCAGCGCCAGCTCGTGCTCGCGGTCGCTCGAGGGCAGCGGGTTCGTGATCGCGCCGCAGCGGGTGCTGACGAACGCGCACGTCGTCGCGGGCACCGACACCGTCGGCATCGAGACGACGCAGGGCGACTACCCGGCGCGCGTCGTGTACTTCGACCCGGAGGTCGACATCGCGGTGCTCGCCGTGCCGCGGCTGCGCGCGCCGGCCCTGCAGTTCGCGGGCGAGACGGCGAAGGCGGGCGACAGCGCGATCGTGCTCGGCTACCCGCTCGACGGCCCGTACCGGGCGACGCCGGCCCGCGTGCGCGGCCGGATCAACCTGCGCGGCCCGGACATCTACGACGCCAACACCGTGCAGCGGGACGTCTTCACCGTCCGCGCGGAGATCCGCAGCGGCAACTCCGGCGGCCCGATGGTGACCCCGGACGGGCAGGTCATCGGCGTCGTGTTCGGCGCGGCGGTCGAGGACCCGGAGACGGGCTTCACCCTCACGGCCGAGCAGGTGCGGGCCGAGGTCGACGCGGCGCCGTCGCAGTCGACGAACGTGTCCACCGGCTCCTGCGCGGCTTAA